Proteins encoded in a region of the Bacillus sp. T3 genome:
- the qoxA gene encoding cytochrome aa3 quinol oxidase subunit II, producing the protein MKLKMALLALVFTIITMLTGCEPLMVLNPKGPQAERQAHDILVSIGIMSSIVIVVFVILIYMLVKYRASKQSPNYEPPHIEGSKWVELVCVGIPVIIVTYLSVVSVQSNNIVEAKPQGYKDKEPLVIYASSSDWKWHFSYPEENIETVNYLYIPTDRPIEFKLYSYGPITSFWIPQLGGQKYAMSDMVTTLHLAADEPGEMMGRNANFSGKGVAENTFNVTAMSEKKFDEWTKDVKSTAKPLTEEKFNEILKPGHLGQMTFTGTHLGFSPAPEHLHHGETEDECNTSPSQGTEPGSHE; encoded by the coding sequence ATGAAATTAAAAATGGCTTTATTAGCACTTGTTTTCACTATTATCACAATGCTTACAGGGTGCGAACCACTCATGGTTCTAAACCCAAAAGGGCCGCAGGCCGAAAGGCAAGCTCATGATATTTTGGTTTCGATTGGGATCATGTCATCGATTGTAATTGTTGTTTTTGTTATTTTGATTTATATGTTAGTTAAATATCGTGCTTCCAAGCAAAGTCCTAACTATGAACCACCCCACATTGAAGGGAGCAAATGGGTTGAACTTGTCTGTGTAGGAATACCAGTCATCATCGTTACTTATCTTTCGGTGGTATCTGTACAAAGCAACAATATTGTGGAGGCAAAACCACAAGGATATAAGGACAAAGAACCTCTTGTCATTTATGCTTCATCGTCAGACTGGAAATGGCATTTTAGTTACCCGGAAGAAAATATTGAAACGGTCAATTATTTGTATATCCCTACTGACCGTCCGATTGAATTCAAGCTCTATTCATACGGACCGATAACAAGCTTCTGGATTCCTCAGCTGGGTGGACAGAAATATGCAATGTCCGACATGGTAACAACATTACACTTAGCCGCTGATGAACCTGGAGAAATGATGGGCCGAAATGCGAACTTTAGCGGTAAAGGTGTTGCTGAAAATACGTTTAATGTTACGGCAATGTCCGAAAAGAAGTTCGATGAATGGACAAAAGATGTAAAGAGTACTGCTAAACCGCTAACTGAGGAAAAATTTAACGAAATATTAAAACCAGGGCATCTCGGACAAATGACCTTTACTGGTACTCACTTAGGATTTAGTCCTGCTCCAGAACACCTTCACCATGGGGAGACAGAAGACGAGTGTAATACTTCACCATCTCAGGGCACAGAACCAGGAAGTCATGAGTAA
- a CDS encoding sensor histidine kinase has translation MANPDPLPAFQATMPTYKGINESFEMNLSPFFIKDQKYWVLVLRNPKWTTEKQQLKIKQLLIHDTMSAQEAERMRIARELHDHIGQTVYSVFLGLQSMKSYIKDEDFKVHLNKMEAGLEKTLEDIKRLSKELHPSTLEHLGLETALRRAAKDWTVIYGIECTADIDLEGIPLSKEYSLHIFRIIQEAVQNAVRHGHPEFVSIQVKVRENQLQFEIFDNGIGFDVKNMQSKGLGRYHMIERTHMIGGEIQWISEKGKFTIVEGYVPLGEIENERTNY, from the coding sequence TTGGCTAATCCGGATCCCTTACCAGCTTTTCAGGCTACGATGCCAACATATAAAGGGATAAATGAATCCTTCGAGATGAATCTATCCCCTTTCTTCATAAAAGACCAAAAATATTGGGTACTTGTTTTACGAAATCCGAAATGGACAACAGAAAAACAACAACTCAAAATTAAACAACTATTGATTCATGATACGATGTCAGCTCAAGAAGCTGAGAGGATGCGTATCGCTAGGGAGCTACATGACCATATTGGCCAAACTGTTTACAGTGTTTTTCTTGGATTGCAATCCATGAAATCCTATATCAAAGATGAGGATTTTAAAGTCCATTTAAACAAAATGGAGGCTGGTTTGGAAAAAACATTAGAAGATATTAAACGTTTATCGAAAGAGCTGCATCCTTCTACGCTTGAACATTTAGGCTTAGAAACTGCGCTTCGTAGAGCTGCCAAAGATTGGACTGTGATTTATGGAATAGAATGTACCGCTGATATTGATTTGGAAGGAATTCCTTTATCCAAGGAGTATTCCTTACACATCTTTCGTATTATTCAAGAAGCGGTCCAAAATGCGGTGAGACATGGTCATCCTGAGTTTGTATCCATTCAAGTGAAAGTAAGAGAGAATCAATTACAGTTTGAAATTTTTGATAATGGGATAGGATTTGATGTAAAAAACATGCAAAGTAAAGGGCTTGGCCGATATCATATGATAGAAAGAACTCATATGATTGGAGGAGAAATACAGTGGATTAGCGAGAAAGGGAAATTTACAATCGTTGAAGGTTATGTTCCATTAGGGGAGATAGAAAATGAACGTACTAATTATTGA
- the qoxD gene encoding cytochrome aa3 quinol oxidase subunit IV produces the protein MSELFPRKQIMGFVFSIFLTLIALMVYFLQLSFAQGITILMVTALAQALLQLVFFMHAGETEDKWIIYGKILFMVAMALITVFGTLLIFLWDM, from the coding sequence ATGAGCGAATTATTTCCACGTAAACAAATAATGGGATTCGTCTTTTCCATCTTTTTAACGCTAATAGCCCTTATGGTTTATTTCCTTCAGTTATCATTTGCACAAGGGATCACTATTTTAATGGTTACAGCGTTGGCCCAGGCTTTGTTACAACTAGTTTTCTTCATGCATGCTGGGGAAACCGAGGACAAATGGATTATATATGGAAAAATTCTTTTTATGGTTGCCATGGCCTTAATTACCGTTTTTGGAACACTACTCATTTTCCTTTGGGATATGTAG
- a CDS encoding response regulator transcription factor, translating to MNVLIIDDHSIVRDGLALLIKQTMDVKGVLFASDGQEAIQQFLKYPVDLVLLDLSLTYPLEGLEVLRELRSVSSDVKIAIFSMHDEIEYQKQAFDLGADGFLIKKLDGDEIIKEIRNILAGRRVFNEAIFEGEVSEQSSLPLSSRETEVFIFTVLGYTQKEIATG from the coding sequence ATGAACGTACTAATTATTGACGATCACTCTATTGTTAGGGACGGTCTAGCCCTTTTAATTAAACAAACGATGGATGTTAAAGGGGTTCTTTTCGCTTCAGATGGACAGGAGGCGATTCAGCAGTTCTTAAAGTATCCAGTGGATCTCGTTCTCTTGGATTTATCATTGACTTATCCACTAGAAGGCCTAGAAGTTTTAAGAGAACTTCGGTCGGTTTCCAGTGATGTCAAAATTGCCATTTTTTCGATGCATGATGAAATAGAGTATCAAAAACAAGCATTCGATCTGGGAGCAGATGGTTTTTTAATTAAAAAGTTAGATGGCGATGAGATTATAAAAGAAATTCGAAATATACTTGCTGGAAGAAGAGTATTTAATGAGGCTATTTTTGAGGGAGAAGTATCAGAACAATCTAGTCTTCCTTTATCTTCTAGAGAGACAGAAGTATTTATTTTTACTGTGCTTGGTTACACACAAAAGGAAATAGCAACCGGTTAA
- a CDS encoding Na+/H+ antiporter subunit A, translating to MSYLHLAIFAPLLLAIVIPFFYKKISSVHTGWFVLPLPIFLFIYFVSFLAATSDQMVVTETLNWIPSLGINFTVKVDGLSILFALLISGIGALVVLYSINYLAKDKEKLDAFYVYLLLFMSAMLGVVLSDNMIVMYAFWELTSFSSFLLIGFWHEREKSRYGAQKSMLITVFGGLAMLGGFILLYLMTGTFSVSETIAISTEIFNHPLFVPALLCILLGAFTKSAQFPFYIWLPDAMEAPTPVSAYLHSATMVKAGIYLVARFTPVFGEHSLWFWLVSGVGVITLFWGSFFAVKQTDLKGILAFSTVSQLGLIMSLLGVGAAALHYEALDDNIFTLAITAAIFHLINHATFKGSLFMAAGIIDHETGTRDIRKLGGLMHFMPITFTISIIGAFSMAGLPPFNGFLSKEMFFTGMVHVTEMNIFNLETFGILFPIIAWVASIFTFVYSMVLVFKTFTGKYQPEKLVKKPHEAPIGLLISPLVLVLLVIVFGLFPRLLENSLISPAMSVILPSLLSSGEKFDVHIYFWHGFTVELLMTIGVILSGTILYITYPKWKGLYQAIPKKLALNRFYDQLLEWFHAGAYKLTNSYMNGSIRSYLVYIFSFFIFILTATLIWKDAFKLETGNVSSIGLFEIILAIFVVVGSISILFAKSRLTSILLLGAVGYTVSLFYVLFRAPDLALTQLVIETISVALFLVCFYHLPKFRKDDSRISFKLTNAVISIGVGAVVTAIALSAHSNKLFPSIFHYYVENTYEKAAGKNMVNVILVDFRGFDTLFEITVLTIASIGIYSMIKLRLNKRDEG from the coding sequence TTGTCTTATCTGCATTTGGCGATTTTTGCGCCGTTGTTATTAGCAATTGTTATTCCGTTTTTCTATAAAAAAATTAGCTCAGTTCATACAGGTTGGTTTGTATTACCGCTTCCAATATTTTTATTTATTTATTTTGTATCATTCTTAGCTGCAACGTCGGATCAGATGGTTGTTACAGAAACATTAAATTGGATTCCTTCTTTAGGGATAAATTTTACTGTTAAAGTGGACGGCTTAAGTATTTTATTTGCTCTATTAATTTCAGGTATTGGCGCATTAGTTGTTCTTTATTCGATTAATTACTTAGCAAAGGATAAGGAAAAACTAGATGCCTTTTACGTTTACTTATTGCTCTTTATGAGTGCCATGCTCGGAGTTGTCTTATCAGATAATATGATCGTTATGTATGCTTTTTGGGAGTTAACAAGCTTTTCTTCCTTTTTATTAATTGGTTTTTGGCACGAACGAGAAAAATCGCGATACGGAGCTCAAAAATCGATGCTTATCACCGTTTTTGGTGGGCTAGCGATGTTAGGGGGATTCATCCTACTTTATTTAATGACAGGAACCTTTAGTGTTTCTGAAACGATAGCCATCTCAACCGAGATCTTTAACCACCCATTATTTGTACCAGCATTACTTTGCATCTTGCTTGGTGCATTTACGAAATCTGCACAATTTCCATTTTATATTTGGCTACCCGATGCGATGGAAGCACCTACCCCTGTTAGTGCGTATTTGCATTCCGCCACGATGGTAAAGGCTGGAATCTATTTAGTAGCAAGATTTACTCCGGTGTTTGGTGAACATAGTCTTTGGTTCTGGCTTGTTTCAGGTGTAGGGGTGATTACGCTGTTTTGGGGTTCGTTTTTTGCTGTTAAACAAACGGATTTGAAAGGAATCTTAGCCTTTTCAACAGTTAGTCAGCTAGGGCTGATTATGAGCTTACTTGGAGTCGGGGCAGCTGCACTCCATTATGAAGCATTGGATGATAATATCTTTACCCTGGCTATTACAGCCGCAATTTTCCATTTAATTAACCATGCAACTTTTAAAGGAAGCTTATTCATGGCTGCAGGGATTATTGATCATGAAACAGGCACAAGGGATATCCGTAAATTAGGCGGTCTTATGCATTTCATGCCCATTACATTTACGATCTCAATCATTGGGGCATTCTCAATGGCGGGCCTTCCACCGTTTAATGGTTTTTTAAGTAAAGAAATGTTTTTTACTGGTATGGTCCATGTAACAGAAATGAATATTTTTAATCTGGAAACTTTCGGGATTTTATTCCCGATCATAGCTTGGGTTGCAAGTATCTTTACGTTTGTTTATAGCATGGTTTTGGTTTTCAAAACCTTTACTGGGAAATATCAGCCGGAAAAATTAGTCAAGAAACCACATGAAGCGCCAATTGGCCTGCTGATTTCACCGCTTGTCTTAGTCTTGCTTGTCATTGTTTTTGGACTTTTTCCACGTCTGCTAGAAAATAGTCTAATTTCGCCAGCGATGTCGGTGATCCTTCCAAGTCTATTAAGCAGTGGAGAAAAATTCGATGTTCATATCTATTTCTGGCATGGTTTTACGGTAGAGCTTTTGATGACGATTGGAGTCATTTTATCAGGAACGATCCTTTATATTACTTATCCTAAATGGAAGGGGCTTTACCAAGCTATTCCGAAAAAGCTAGCACTCAATCGATTCTATGATCAATTGTTAGAATGGTTTCATGCTGGGGCTTATAAGTTAACAAATTCTTACATGAATGGGTCAATCAGATCTTATCTTGTCTATATTTTTTCTTTCTTTATTTTCATTTTGACTGCAACACTGATTTGGAAAGATGCCTTTAAGTTGGAGACAGGCAATGTATCCTCGATTGGGTTATTCGAAATCATCTTAGCCATATTCGTAGTCGTCGGTTCGATTAGCATTCTCTTTGCAAAATCAAGATTGACGTCCATCCTATTACTCGGTGCTGTAGGATATACGGTTTCACTGTTCTATGTTCTCTTTCGGGCACCAGATCTCGCCTTAACACAGCTTGTAATCGAAACCATTTCTGTTGCGCTCTTTTTGGTCTGTTTTTATCACCTGCCAAAATTTCGCAAGGATGACTCTCGAATTAGCTTTAAACTTACGAATGCAGTGATCTCTATTGGTGTAGGGGCTGTCGTAACGGCGATTGCTCTTTCAGCACATAGCAATAAACTGTTTCCTTCTATTTTCCATTACTATGTGGAAAACACGTATGAGAAGGCTGCTGGAAAAAATATGGTGAATGTCATTTTAGTCGACTTCCGTGGATTTGATACACTTTTTGAGATAACGGTCTTAACGATTGCCTCGATAGGCATATATAGCATGATTAAATTAAGGTTGAATAAGAGGGATGAAGGATGA
- a CDS encoding dynamin family protein has product MVQILEQKEQSLLGKIAVLYELFRQNQDEQTAQRAEQLAKKLSQQEFSIAFCGHFSAGKSTMINKLVGDNLLPSSPIPTSANLVKVKTGDEYAKVIFKKGKPRVYLAPYDYEKVKTYCKDGDEIEAVEISHQNSSLPNNVIIMDTPGIDSTDDAHRIATESALHLADLIFYVMDYNHVQSEVNFLFTKELTQAGKQLCLVINQIDKHRDEELSFDGFKESVLQSFASWGVRPEYILYTSLKHGEHPHNQFKKLQELLHEKIAKREENLPSSILHSLVKLTNDHIKFVKEQDQVDIQTFEEKLSDFNQEERTALKDRIHQLELMLQDMKAAIEASSDGINDEVDEILDSAYIMPFQTRELAQQYIEACQPEFKVGLFFAKNKTEQERNQRRERLFEDLSERVKSQIEWHLRQLALNTLKENNAEKPELMEAAQAIKVSFEKDLLDQNLKSGARLSGEYVLNYTNDVANSLKRLSKKAIVEWKELYLKELSRKNAKESSALTAELSQLQEYQKTVEQLNSIFARHEQISETIEQTLTGNIDYKAYTDVAESLAQIIDEEVEVVRNSALQNSDSNKDVSEIAILEEEHIEDSADVISKEQVERIVSHLRFSAEKVQDIPGLEKISTELKVRAGRLESQQFTVALFGAFSAGKSSFANALIGEKILPVSPNPTTAAINRIKPIDANHPHGTVIVKLKNPDALLEDVRRSLAIFDFNAIDFAAAVKAIEKVLGSEEHLDAYSKVHYAFLRAFYNGYAHYENRLGTLLETDLQTFRDFVAQEEKSCLVEWIDVYYDCPLTKEGITLVDTPGADSINARHTNVAFDYIKSSDAILFVTYYNHAFSKADREFLIQLGRVKDSFELDKMFFIINAIDLANSPEEMGSVIDYVKDQLVGYGIRKPNMFAISSLLAIQEKLGQLKTNESRIHQFEQAFYHFISGDLKKMVVDAAQAEHQRTIQILKQMISSAQEDQSVKEAKRLGAIAEQEQIHQFLNEQSEDFLKKRLIQEADELLYYIKQRVFYRFGDFFKESFNPSVLKEDGRNIKKALNMALQELIESLGYDFAQEIRATTVRLEAFIGKILKERFEHLVLELKEKNRDLSFTQFELEKIDGLQVANAFQTIDMKLFHKALSFYKNAKAFFEKNEKKLMQEELEKVMQEPADQFLQGEGEQVKAYYVNALEAETACLMDHITEQIDEYYKGIIASLSDEFPIETLIDVEKQIRQL; this is encoded by the coding sequence ATGGTGCAAATATTAGAACAAAAGGAGCAATCTTTACTTGGAAAGATTGCGGTGTTATACGAGCTTTTCAGACAGAATCAAGATGAACAAACAGCACAAAGAGCAGAACAATTGGCAAAAAAATTAAGCCAACAGGAATTTTCAATTGCGTTTTGCGGCCACTTCTCAGCAGGTAAATCAACGATGATAAACAAATTAGTGGGGGATAACTTGCTGCCGTCAAGCCCGATTCCGACAAGTGCAAACCTTGTTAAAGTGAAAACGGGCGATGAGTATGCAAAGGTTATTTTTAAAAAGGGGAAGCCTAGGGTTTATTTAGCTCCTTATGATTATGAGAAAGTGAAAACGTATTGTAAGGATGGCGACGAAATTGAAGCTGTTGAAATAAGCCATCAAAATTCAAGTCTTCCGAACAATGTCATCATCATGGATACACCTGGGATTGATTCCACTGATGATGCCCATCGAATCGCAACCGAGTCTGCACTACATTTAGCTGATCTCATTTTTTATGTAATGGATTACAATCATGTCCAATCGGAAGTTAACTTCCTCTTTACGAAAGAATTAACCCAAGCTGGGAAACAATTATGTCTGGTTATCAATCAAATTGATAAGCACCGTGATGAGGAATTAAGCTTTGATGGATTTAAAGAAAGTGTTCTGCAATCGTTCGCATCATGGGGAGTGAGACCAGAATACATTTTATATACATCATTAAAGCATGGTGAGCATCCACATAATCAATTTAAAAAGCTTCAGGAACTTCTGCATGAAAAGATTGCAAAACGAGAAGAAAACCTGCCAAGTTCAATTCTACATTCACTTGTTAAATTGACGAATGATCACATTAAATTTGTGAAGGAACAGGATCAGGTGGATATTCAAACTTTTGAGGAGAAGCTGTCTGATTTTAATCAGGAAGAACGAACAGCATTAAAGGACCGAATTCATCAATTAGAGCTGATGCTTCAAGATATGAAAGCAGCAATTGAAGCGAGCAGTGATGGTATAAATGATGAAGTCGATGAAATTCTTGATAGTGCTTACATTATGCCATTCCAAACAAGGGAGCTTGCACAACAATATATCGAGGCTTGTCAGCCAGAGTTTAAGGTCGGCCTCTTTTTCGCAAAAAATAAAACCGAGCAGGAAAGAAATCAACGGCGCGAGCGTTTATTTGAGGATCTTTCTGAACGAGTCAAATCGCAAATTGAATGGCATTTACGTCAATTAGCATTAAACACCTTAAAGGAAAATAATGCTGAAAAGCCTGAGCTAATGGAAGCTGCACAGGCGATTAAGGTATCATTTGAAAAAGACTTGCTAGATCAAAACCTAAAGTCTGGTGCAAGGCTTTCTGGGGAATATGTTCTAAATTACACGAATGATGTGGCTAATTCTTTGAAAAGGCTATCCAAAAAGGCAATTGTTGAGTGGAAGGAGCTCTATCTCAAGGAATTAAGTAGAAAAAATGCAAAGGAATCTAGCGCTTTAACTGCTGAACTTTCACAATTACAGGAATATCAAAAGACAGTTGAACAATTAAATTCGATTTTCGCACGACATGAACAAATATCTGAAACAATCGAACAAACCTTAACTGGAAATATTGATTATAAAGCGTACACTGACGTTGCTGAAAGCTTAGCACAGATTATTGATGAGGAAGTCGAAGTGGTGCGGAATTCAGCGCTGCAGAATTCTGATTCTAATAAGGATGTTTCAGAGATTGCTATTTTAGAAGAAGAACACATTGAAGACTCGGCTGATGTCATTTCCAAGGAACAGGTTGAGCGGATCGTTTCTCATCTCCGTTTTTCTGCAGAAAAGGTGCAGGATATTCCTGGCTTAGAGAAGATTTCTACGGAGTTAAAGGTTAGAGCAGGCAGACTTGAAAGTCAACAATTCACCGTTGCATTGTTTGGAGCATTCAGTGCAGGAAAGTCTTCGTTTGCGAATGCGTTAATCGGTGAAAAAATTCTGCCAGTTTCACCAAATCCAACGACTGCCGCCATTAACAGAATCAAGCCGATCGATGCCAATCATCCACATGGAACAGTCATCGTCAAGCTTAAAAATCCTGACGCGTTATTAGAAGATGTTCGACGTTCGTTAGCCATCTTTGATTTCAATGCAATCGACTTTGCAGCGGCAGTCAAGGCGATTGAAAAAGTATTAGGGTCAGAAGAGCATTTAGATGCCTATAGTAAGGTGCACTATGCATTTTTAAGAGCCTTCTATAACGGTTATGCCCACTATGAGAACCGCCTAGGAACTCTGCTGGAAACCGATTTGCAAACATTCCGAGACTTTGTTGCACAGGAAGAAAAGTCCTGTCTAGTCGAATGGATCGATGTATATTACGATTGTCCACTTACAAAAGAGGGGATCACGCTAGTTGATACACCAGGGGCAGATTCAATCAATGCCCGCCATACAAATGTGGCATTTGATTACATTAAGAGCTCGGATGCTATTTTATTTGTTACTTATTATAATCATGCTTTCTCAAAGGCCGATCGGGAGTTTTTAATTCAGTTAGGCCGTGTTAAGGATAGCTTTGAGCTGGATAAGATGTTCTTTATCATCAATGCGATTGATCTTGCCAATAGTCCGGAAGAAATGGGTTCCGTTATTGATTACGTCAAGGATCAGCTTGTCGGCTATGGTATTAGAAAGCCCAACATGTTTGCGATTTCAAGCTTACTTGCCATTCAAGAAAAGCTTGGACAATTAAAGACGAATGAGTCAAGAATTCACCAATTCGAACAGGCCTTTTACCATTTTATTTCGGGCGATTTGAAGAAAATGGTCGTCGATGCCGCTCAAGCAGAACATCAGCGTACCATTCAAATTCTCAAACAAATGATCTCTTCGGCTCAAGAGGATCAATCGGTCAAAGAAGCAAAACGACTGGGAGCAATCGCTGAGCAGGAACAAATACATCAATTCTTAAACGAGCAATCAGAAGATTTCTTGAAAAAACGTTTAATACAAGAAGCTGATGAATTACTTTATTACATTAAACAAAGGGTCTTTTATCGTTTTGGAGACTTTTTCAAAGAATCGTTCAATCCTTCTGTGCTAAAAGAGGACGGCCGAAATATTAAGAAAGCCTTAAACATGGCCTTACAGGAATTAATTGAATCATTAGGTTATGATTTTGCTCAAGAAATACGCGCAACGACTGTTCGATTAGAAGCGTTTATCGGCAAAATTTTAAAGGAGCGCTTCGAGCATTTAGTTCTTGAGTTGAAAGAAAAGAATCGTGATTTATCGTTTACACAGTTTGAATTGGAAAAAATCGACGGCTTGCAGGTGGCAAATGCGTTCCAAACAATTGATATGAAGCTGTTCCACAAGGCTCTTTCATTCTATAAAAATGCTAAAGCGTTTTTCGAAAAAAACGAGAAAAAATTGATGCAAGAAGAACTTGAAAAAGTGATGCAGGAGCCAGCTGATCAATTTTTGCAAGGGGAAGGCGAGCAGGTCAAGGCCTACTATGTAAATGCTCTCGAAGCCGAGACAGCATGTTTAATGGACCATATTACTGAACAAATTGATGAGTACTATAAAGGAATCATCGCCTCACTTAGTGATGAGTTCCCTATTGAAACATTAATAGATGTGGAAAAACAGATTAGACAATTGTAG
- a CDS encoding sulfurtransferase: MDAVLEKEWLMQHLQDPQVRVVDCRFYLGKPDEGRKEYVIDHIPGAVYFHLEEDLSAPVTMHGGRHPLPDVTELVTKLEQAGISTNTTIIAYDQGDGAFAARLYWLLQYLGHSKVAVLNGGYRAWKAAGYPVDNGFPTYSIGSFEVSLNHDVIASYEEVKRIVLAGNGETVLIDSREPKRYKGIEEHIDKKAGHIPGAINKNWIDGLEAGIYKSASEQEKRFAELSKSQPIIVYCGSGVTAAPNFIALKKAGYENVRLYVGSFSDWISYDENEVGTISD; encoded by the coding sequence GTGGACGCTGTATTAGAAAAGGAATGGTTAATGCAACATTTACAGGACCCTCAGGTTCGGGTAGTCGATTGCCGATTTTATCTCGGCAAACCTGATGAGGGAAGAAAAGAATACGTAATCGATCATATTCCTGGTGCGGTTTATTTTCACCTTGAAGAAGATTTGTCCGCTCCTGTCACAATGCATGGGGGACGTCACCCTTTGCCAGACGTGACCGAGCTTGTTACGAAGCTAGAGCAAGCCGGAATTAGCACGAATACGACGATTATTGCCTATGATCAAGGTGATGGGGCCTTTGCAGCAAGGCTGTATTGGTTGCTCCAATATCTAGGGCATAGTAAGGTTGCGGTATTAAACGGTGGTTACCGTGCTTGGAAGGCTGCTGGTTATCCCGTTGACAATGGGTTCCCAACTTATTCAATTGGGTCGTTTGAAGTATCGCTAAATCATGATGTTATCGCGTCCTATGAAGAGGTTAAAAGGATTGTTTTGGCTGGTAATGGCGAAACGGTGTTAATCGATTCTCGCGAGCCAAAGCGCTATAAAGGTATAGAAGAACATATTGATAAAAAAGCAGGGCACATCCCTGGTGCGATCAATAAGAATTGGATAGACGGACTTGAAGCTGGAATTTATAAATCAGCTTCAGAGCAGGAAAAGCGCTTTGCAGAACTAAGCAAGTCGCAGCCAATTATCGTTTATTGCGGCTCCGGTGTGACGGCGGCACCTAACTTTATCGCCTTAAAAAAGGCGGGTTACGAAAATGTCCGATTATATGTCGGTAGCTTTAGTGACTGGATTTCATATGATGAAAATGAGGTTGGAACAATCAGTGATTGA
- a CDS encoding PAS domain-containing protein, giving the protein MDVEWFKLAFEHMLEGLIIMDRARRITYMNPLAHQMTRLGTR; this is encoded by the coding sequence ATGGATGTCGAGTGGTTTAAGCTAGCTTTTGAACATATGCTAGAAGGATTAATCATCATGGATCGTGCACGTCGAATTACATACATGAATCCGTTAGCCCACCAAATGACCAGGTTGGGAACTAGGTGA
- a CDS encoding LuxR C-terminal-related transcriptional regulator translates to MKTVEVHRRNIGQKLGFKKKSEWIELAKKYKIV, encoded by the coding sequence ATTAAAACCGTTGAGGTACACAGAAGAAATATAGGTCAAAAACTAGGATTTAAGAAAAAAAGTGAATGGATTGAGTTAGCTAAGAAATACAAAATTGTGTAG
- a CDS encoding 5'-3' exonuclease: protein MTNKHLMIIDGMALLFRSFYATAVNNYFMINSKGVPTNALYGFVKHLFAAKDNFNPTHIICCWDMEGQTHRSKIFPEYKANRSEAPLELLPQFSLVKELVSSLDIPNVGIKGYEADDCIGTIVDEISNDTKITVVTGDKDLLQLINDNTAIAIMKKGIGNYDLFTIDKFFEEYGILPNQFSDVKALMGDSSDNYPGVKGIGEKTALKLIKEFNSIDGLLENLDKLTNAQRKKIEIDLENLEISKKLAQIYNKVPVNYNIEHSEINIIKSKALEMFENLEFKGLEKIIS from the coding sequence TTGACAAACAAACATTTAATGATAATAGATGGAATGGCACTTTTATTTCGCTCTTTTTATGCTACTGCTGTGAACAACTATTTTATGATAAATAGTAAAGGTGTACCTACTAATGCGCTATACGGATTTGTAAAGCACTTATTTGCAGCAAAGGATAATTTTAATCCCACCCATATTATCTGTTGTTGGGACATGGAGGGTCAAACTCATAGATCGAAAATATTTCCTGAATACAAAGCAAACCGGTCGGAGGCTCCATTAGAGCTATTACCCCAATTCAGTTTAGTAAAAGAATTGGTTTCTTCTCTAGATATTCCGAATGTAGGTATAAAAGGATACGAGGCTGACGATTGCATAGGCACGATAGTAGATGAAATAAGTAACGATACAAAGATTACTGTAGTTACTGGCGATAAAGATTTATTACAACTAATAAATGATAACACTGCTATTGCAATCATGAAGAAGGGTATTGGAAATTATGATCTATTTACAATCGATAAATTTTTTGAAGAATATGGCATTTTACCAAATCAATTTAGTGATGTAAAGGCACTGATGGGTGATTCATCTGACAATTATCCTGGAGTTAAGGGAATTGGTGAAAAGACTGCACTTAAATTAATTAAAGAATTTAATTCGATAGATGGATTATTAGAGAATTTGGATAAATTAACCAATGCCCAAAGAAAGAAGATTGAAATAGATTTAGAAAACCTAGAAATCTCAAAAAAATTAGCACAAATTTATAACAAGGTACCTGTGAATTATAATATTGAGCATTCAGAAATAAACATTATCAAATCAAAGGCTTTAGAGATGTTTGAAAATCTTGAATTTAAAGGTTTAGAAAAAATTATAAGTTAA